The proteins below come from a single Cervus elaphus chromosome 4, mCerEla1.1, whole genome shotgun sequence genomic window:
- the UBE2S gene encoding ubiquitin-conjugating enzyme E2 S: protein MNSNVENLPPHIIRLVYKEVTTLTADPPDGIKVFPNEEDLTDLQVTIEGPEGTPYAGGLFRMKLLLGKDFPASPPKGYFLTKIFHPNVGANGEICVNVLKRDWTAELGIRHVLLTIKCLLIHPNPESALNEEAGRLLLENYEEYAARARLLTEIHGGAGGPSGGRPEPGRAAASGAAASSADPTALGGPAGAEGPMAKKHAGERDKKLAAKKKTDKKRALRRL, encoded by the exons ATG AACTCCAACGTGGAGAACCTGCCCCCCCACATCATCCGCCTGGTGTACAAGGAAGTGACGACGCTGACCGCTGACCCACCTGACGGCATCAAAGTCTTTCCCAACGAGGAGGACCTTACCGACCTGCAGGTCACCATTGAGGGCCCTG AGGGGACCCCGTACGCTGGAGGCCTCTTCCGCATGAAACTCCTGCTGGGGAAGGACTTTCCGGCCTCCCCGCCCAAGGGCTACTTCCTGACCAAGATCTTCCACCCGAATGTGGGCGCCAACGGCGAGATCTGTGTCAACGTGCTCAAGAGGGACTGGACCGCTGAGCTGGGCATCCGGCACGTGCTTCTG ACCATCAAGTGCCTGCTGATCCACCCCAACCCCGAGTCGGCCCTCAACGAGGAGGCGGGCCGCCTGTTGCTGGAGAACTACGAGGAGTACGCGGCCCGCGCGCGCCTGCTCACCGAGATCCATGGCGGCGCCGGCGGGCCCAGCGGCGGGAGGCCTGAGCCTGGCCGCGCTGCGGCCAGCGGGGCAGCGGCCTCCAGTGCTGACCCCACAGCCTTGGGGGGTCCAGCGGGGGCTGAGGGGCCCATGGCCAAGAAGCACGCGGGTGAGCGCGACAAGAAGCTGGCAGCCAAGAAAAAGACGGACAAGAAGCGGGCGCTGCGGCGCCTGTAG